GGCAGTCTTAGTCACCGTCTTTGAACACCGCACTGAGCAGAGAGCAGCGAGCCAGTCCAAGCGCTTTCAACAAGTGAGTACGTTTGGGTCTCTTGCATAGCTGGATACGAATATTGCTCCGGTGCTAAACATTTACTCActcatgtgattttttttaccacGACCTGTAAcaccatctcctcctcctttctcctCGCAGGCTTCCCGTCTTCCGAAAAGGAACCTGTCGCTAGCTGCCTCCTGAGATCAACATGGTGTCCGGTGAGGAACTGGAGTGTGTCATCTGCTGCCACGAGTACTCCCGCACCAGGAGGGTCCCCAGAGTCCTTCACTGCAACCACACCTTCTGCGCCCCTTGCCTGGAGAAAATGAGCATTCACAAGGGGCCCCTCTACACCGTCTCGTGCCCTCTGTGCCGCTGGGTCACCTGCGTCCAGGCCCACCTGCCCGTGTCGGGGGCTCTGTGGATCGACACGGAGATATGGGACCAGATCATTAAACACGAACACAGGAGTACGAACGGcaagcagcaccagcagcagcagcagcagcagcagcagcagcagaaggcgAACGATTTGGAAACAAAACCGGCCCGGCTCATCCAGTCACCGCTGTAAGTTTCTCCCTTATAGCTGCCCCTTTTTAACTGCCCGCTTGGCTATCTTGTTGGTAATAGGTACAGTGTGATTTTTTGCAACTAAACACAAACATCTccttctgtttgctttttttttctccctcttagACCTTGCTCCAGGCGGCATGGTTTCATGTCTGGACTCAGGGAACTGTTCAGCTGCGTGCCGCTGCATCAACATGTGGAGAGCTGCTGACGCTCTGAGAGAAAAAGC
This genomic stretch from Fundulus heteroclitus isolate FHET01 unplaced genomic scaffold, MU-UCD_Fhet_4.1 scaffold_873, whole genome shotgun sequence harbors:
- the LOC118556381 gene encoding RING finger protein 208-like, whose amino-acid sequence is MVSGEELECVICCHEYSRTRRVPRVLHCNHTFCAPCLEKMSIHKGPLYTVSCPLCRWVTCVQAHLPVSGALWIDTEIWDQIIKHEHRSTNGKQHQQQQQQQQQQQKANDLETKPARLIQSPLPCSRRHGFMSGLRELFSCVPLHQHVESC